The Xiphophorus couchianus chromosome 5, X_couchianus-1.0, whole genome shotgun sequence genome includes a region encoding these proteins:
- the rtn4rl2a gene encoding reticulon-4 receptor-like 2a, protein MLEYIWDSGGHQPAHSQSLRLGNQSISGDSKALLRPLRLTRFGLWFRMDNSSISRSRRSSIMRNCKNGLSLWLVVWLVLGKPNPASACPHHCVCYPTPMTVSCQAQNFTAVPVGVPYESQRVFLQNNRITELRVGSFGFGTQVLWLFSNNITWIEAGAFSELRDLEELDLGDNPGLHRLEGGAFRGLEKLQSLHMHRCRLTALPHDIFHKLYSLQFLYLQENNLHFLQDDIFSDLINLSQLFLHGNRIRTLSENVFRGLVNLDRLLLHDNRVRQVNRRAFRDLGRLTMLFLFNNSLAELPSQTLRDTQGIEFLRLNANPWSCGCEARALWEWFREAPVSSSEVICASPSIRRGQDLRFLREMDFALCPLPDPGSIAGSTTTTFSTKTRWWFHKNKPQSSTKGIFEKSSETVKAGLYGKGPSTTTSVVKYELADEELALPKLDPEEYWANYGNEDSGVTVRCFELECPPEYDLPPSSSPPRSSSPSLLSLLALSVFTICLHLLFG, encoded by the exons ATGCTGGAGTATATATGGGACAGTGGTGGCCATCAGCCGGCACACTCTCAGTCGCTCCGACTCGGGAACCAGAGCATCAGCGGAGATAGCAAGGCTTTACTTCGCCCTCTCAGGCTAACTCGCTTTGGGCTTTGGTTCAGGATGGACAACTCTTCTATTTCTCGGAGCCGACGAAGCTCCATCATGCGCAACTGCAAAA ACGGTCTCTCCCTCTGGCTGGTGGTCTGGCTGGTCCTCGGCAAGCCAAATCCGGCGTCGGCGTGTCCGCACCACTGCGTGTGCTACCCGACACCCATGACTGTGAGCTGCCAGGCGCAGAACTTCACCGCCGTCCCCGTGGGAGTGCCGTACGAGTCCCAGCGCGTGTTCCTCCAGAACAACCGAATTACGGAGCTCAGAGTTGGCTCTTTTGGCTTCGGAACTCAG GTTCTGTGGCTGTTCTCCAACAACATCACATGGATTGAGGCAGGTGCTTTCAGTGAGCTGAGGGACTTGGAGGAGTTGGATCTGGGAGACAACCCCGGCCTTCACAGGCTTGAGGGGGGAGCTTTCCGCGGCCTTGAGAAGCTCCAGAGCCTCCACATGCACCGCTGCCGGCTCACTGCCCTGCCCCATGACATCTTCCACAAGCTTTACAGCCTACAGTTCCTCTACCTGCAG GAAAACAACCTTCACTTCCTGCAAGATGACATCTTTTCTGACCTCATCAACCTGAGCCAGCTGTTTCTCCATGGCAACCGGATCCGAACCCTCTCAGAGAACGTGTTCCGTGGCCTGGTCAACCTCGACCGGCTTCTCCTCCATGATAACCGCGTCCGTCAGGTGAACCGCCGCGCCTTCCGCGATCTGGGCCGCTTGACGATGCTTTTTCTCTTCAACAACTCCCTGGCCGAGCTGCCAAGCCAGACCCTAAGGGACACCCAGGGCATCGAGTTTCTCCGCCTCAATGCCAACCCATGGTCCTGTGGCTGTGAGGCTCGTGCCTTGTGGGAGTGGTTCCGTGAGGCTCCCGTCTCATCATCCGAGGTGATCTGTGCCTCTCCTTCCATCCGCCGTGGCCAGGATCTCCGCTTCCTCCGAGAGATGGACTTTGCCCTCTGCCCCCTGCCTGACCCTGGCTCCATCGCTggctccaccaccaccaccttcaGCACCAAGACCCGCTGGTGGTTCCACAAAAACAAGCCCCAGTCCTCCACAAAAGGCATCTTTGAGAAGTCGTCAGAGACTGTCAAGGCTGGCTTGTATGGAAAAGGTCCTTCCACAACCACCTCAGTGGTCAAGTATGAATTGGCGGATGAAGAGCTGGCTCTGCCCAAACTTGACCCTGAAGAGTACTGGGCAAACTACGGCAATGAAGACTCAGGTGTCACAGTGCGGTGCTTTGAGCTTGAATGTCCACCTGAGTATGATTTgcctccatcttcctctcctcccaGATCATCCTCACCCTCTTTACTCTCTCTACTAGCCCTCTCTGTCTTCACCATCTGCCTCCACCTACTATTTGGCTGA